A window from Shimia isoporae encodes these proteins:
- the rpmE gene encoding 50S ribosomal protein L31, translating into MKKDTHPDYHFIDVKMTDGTIIKMRSTYGSEGDTLALDVDPTVHPAWNGGNTRLMDAGGRVSKFKKKYEGLGF; encoded by the coding sequence ATGAAAAAAGACACTCATCCCGATTACCACTTCATCGACGTCAAAATGACCGACGGCACCATCATCAAGATGCGTTCGACCTACGGTTCCGAGGGCGACACTCTGGCACTCGACGTTGACCCGACCGTGCACCCCGCATGGAACGGCGGCAACACCCGCCTGATGGACGCCGGTGGCCGCGTGTCCAAGTTCAAAAAGAAATACGAAGGCCTGGGCTTCTAA
- the rplS gene encoding 50S ribosomal protein L19 — translation MDLIAQLEAEQVAALGKDIPDFKAGDTVRVGFKVTEGSRTRVQNYEGVCISRKNGAGIAGSFTVRKISFGEGVERVFPLHSTNIDSITVVRRGRVRRAKLYYLRSRRGKSARIAEDTTYKPKKA, via the coding sequence ATGGATCTGATCGCACAGCTTGAGGCGGAACAAGTAGCCGCCCTGGGGAAAGATATCCCCGACTTCAAAGCCGGCGACACCGTTCGCGTAGGCTTCAAGGTGACCGAAGGTTCCCGCACCCGTGTGCAGAACTACGAAGGCGTTTGCATCAGCCGCAAAAACGGCGCGGGCATTGCCGGTTCGTTCACCGTTCGCAAGATTTCCTTTGGCGAAGGCGTGGAACGTGTGTTCCCGCTGCACTCGACCAACATCGACAGCATCACAGTTGTACGTCGTGGTCGCGTTCGTCGCGCCAAACTGTACTACCTGCGCTCGCGTCGCGGTAAATCCGCGCGTATCGCAGAAGACACCACCTACAAGCCCAAGAAAGCGTAA
- a CDS encoding MarR family winged helix-turn-helix transcriptional regulator → MPDRAKQIQQVHQLCHRAWSKQARDAGLSFSEFEYLSAVQAEADRLRYEDSHGQHLQDIVDALGVTKASASTMISKLEDRGLVERFQCKKDARAQHIVLTREGQIKLAGGTRIYESVVSEVEELLSKS, encoded by the coding sequence ATGCCAGACCGCGCCAAGCAGATACAGCAAGTACATCAATTGTGCCACCGCGCCTGGAGCAAACAGGCGCGCGATGCAGGGTTGAGCTTTTCGGAATTCGAATACCTCAGCGCGGTTCAGGCCGAAGCGGACCGTCTGCGGTATGAAGACTCACATGGTCAACACTTGCAGGACATTGTGGATGCGTTGGGCGTGACCAAGGCGAGTGCCAGCACGATGATCTCCAAGCTCGAAGATCGCGGGTTGGTGGAGCGTTTTCAGTGCAAAAAGGACGCACGCGCGCAGCACATTGTTTTGACCCGCGAAGGACAGATCAAACTGGCCGGCGGCACGAGGATTTATGAAAGCGTCGTTTCCGAGGTGGAAGAGTTGCTGTCCAAAAGCTGA
- a CDS encoding glycoside hydrolase family 25 protein, which produces MRVFPLVLALAGILVACSRPQVEPVTVADQQAAQLQAEVSRLVTYPKFGDFDPYDWGNRKPQSYPIHGIDASRWQSTIDWEKARKAGVSFAFFKATEGGDLADPRFAEHRRGAQAAGVPWGAYHYYYFCRSAEEQARWFIRNVPRGADLPHVLDMEWTPRSKTCTKRPSGAKVRSEARKFLAILQAHYDRRPIIYTTVDFYQDTGIGDIGGTEFWLRSVAGHPSEVYPGGRWTFWQYTGTGEVPGVDGEVDINVFRGSPEAWVRWRDRLGT; this is translated from the coding sequence ATGCGGGTTTTTCCTTTGGTTCTGGCGTTGGCAGGAATTCTTGTTGCATGCAGCCGCCCGCAGGTGGAGCCGGTGACGGTGGCAGACCAACAAGCGGCACAGTTGCAGGCAGAAGTCTCGCGCCTCGTGACCTATCCCAAGTTCGGCGATTTCGACCCCTACGATTGGGGAAACAGAAAGCCCCAGAGTTATCCTATCCATGGCATCGACGCTTCTCGCTGGCAGAGTACAATCGATTGGGAAAAAGCGCGCAAAGCCGGTGTGAGCTTTGCCTTCTTCAAAGCGACGGAAGGCGGCGACCTGGCTGACCCGCGGTTTGCGGAACATCGCCGTGGCGCGCAGGCGGCCGGCGTGCCCTGGGGCGCGTATCACTACTATTACTTCTGCCGGTCCGCGGAAGAGCAGGCGCGCTGGTTCATCCGGAATGTGCCGCGCGGAGCGGACTTGCCACACGTGCTCGATATGGAATGGACGCCCCGTTCCAAGACGTGCACGAAACGGCCAAGCGGGGCCAAAGTGCGATCCGAGGCGCGCAAGTTTCTGGCCATCCTTCAAGCGCACTATGACCGTCGGCCCATCATCTATACGACGGTCGATTTTTATCAGGACACCGGTATTGGAGACATCGGCGGTACCGAATTTTGGCTGCGGTCGGTGGCGGGTCACCCCAGTGAAGTTTATCCGGGTGGGCGTTGGACCTTTTGGCAGTATACGGGCACCGGTGAGGTGCCGGGCGTAGACGGGGAAGTGGACATCAACGTGTTTCGCGGCAGTCCGGAAGCCTGGGTTCGTTGGCGCGACCGGCTCGGCACCTGA
- a CDS encoding sel1 repeat family protein, with translation MFRLLSVSAKCMALVMWLEPAAAATESVEELTPKQRYTTAENLRKSADPDAAFLTMSALAQEGYSPAQEKLGYYLSRGVGTAVDMEAAARWYEAAIAAGRDRARVGYAKLLVSEGRTGDAVAQLEAAMARDVDAAAPTWAEYHYFQKFGEASDVEAGRAGLLEAAQAGHVRSMGIVFQGLKSGDVFEADANVIEANLLAVARDPENRDGGRAAEALVKGLRGNADMMPEREELLSHPLLRGKVRGEETLWLASEKHKGRAFWTAADEIVANASDEDFARVLYLVSRVDKNAYVYVLQRELTERGYATGRRSGLLTARTLNSITRFCAAQEITRTCRFGPMRSYVIKEITKELARVGSGEQRADRP, from the coding sequence ATGTTTCGGTTATTATCAGTGAGCGCAAAGTGTATGGCGCTTGTCATGTGGCTTGAACCGGCGGCTGCGGCAACGGAGTCAGTCGAAGAGCTGACACCCAAACAACGTTACACAACTGCGGAAAACCTGCGGAAATCCGCGGATCCGGATGCTGCGTTCCTGACCATGTCGGCATTGGCGCAGGAAGGGTATAGCCCGGCTCAGGAAAAGCTTGGTTACTATCTTTCCAGAGGCGTCGGCACGGCGGTTGATATGGAGGCCGCCGCGCGCTGGTATGAGGCCGCAATCGCTGCAGGTCGGGACAGGGCGCGGGTTGGATACGCCAAGCTGTTGGTTTCGGAAGGCAGGACAGGCGACGCGGTGGCTCAGCTTGAAGCCGCGATGGCGCGGGACGTAGACGCAGCAGCGCCGACGTGGGCTGAGTATCACTATTTTCAAAAATTCGGAGAGGCCTCGGATGTGGAGGCAGGTCGGGCCGGTCTTCTTGAGGCCGCTCAAGCCGGTCATGTGCGATCGATGGGGATCGTGTTTCAGGGTTTGAAGTCCGGAGACGTCTTTGAAGCGGATGCGAATGTGATCGAGGCAAATCTACTCGCTGTCGCACGCGATCCGGAAAACAGGGATGGCGGGCGCGCGGCGGAGGCATTGGTGAAAGGATTGCGTGGCAATGCGGACATGATGCCGGAGCGGGAGGAATTGCTTTCCCATCCGCTTCTGCGCGGCAAGGTGCGCGGAGAGGAAACACTCTGGCTCGCGTCAGAGAAGCACAAGGGTCGCGCGTTCTGGACCGCCGCGGACGAGATCGTTGCTAACGCGTCAGATGAAGACTTCGCACGTGTGCTGTACCTGGTGTCTCGCGTGGACAAAAACGCCTATGTTTATGTCCTCCAGCGGGAATTGACGGAACGTGGGTATGCGACGGGACGCCGCTCGGGGCTCCTGACCGCCCGCACCTTGAATTCGATCACCCGTTTCTGTGCTGCACAGGAGATCACGCGGACCTGCCGCTTTGGACCGATGCGCAGTTACGTCATCAAGGAAATTACCAAGGAATTGGCGCGTGTGGGTTCTGGGGAACAACGCGCCGATCGCCCCTGA
- the trmD gene encoding tRNA (guanosine(37)-N1)-methyltransferase TrmD — MKGASEVSDKTEKSRSHGRISITASLKPRELMDTNPRLAGVWTAQIITLFPDAFPGVLGESLTGRALRDGKWQLHTTNLRDFGVTKHRNVDDTPAGGGAGMVLRPDVLGNAIETAMAGARGNWPLVYLSPRGRRFDQRMARAWSKADGITMLCGRFEGVDQRVLDHYNIMEVSLGDFVLTGGEIAAQAMIDATVRLLPDVLGNEESTVDESHSAGLLEHPQYTRPAEWKGRSIPDVLMSGHHGNVEKWRREMSEALTRDRRPDMWAAHEAKKK; from the coding sequence ATGAAAGGAGCCAGCGAGGTGAGTGACAAAACCGAAAAATCCCGCTCTCACGGACGCATCTCGATAACTGCGTCGCTGAAACCTCGCGAGTTGATGGACACCAATCCCCGCCTCGCGGGTGTCTGGACAGCGCAGATCATCACGCTCTTTCCCGATGCTTTCCCCGGTGTACTGGGCGAAAGCCTGACAGGGCGTGCGCTCAGGGACGGAAAATGGCAGCTGCACACCACCAACCTGCGGGATTTCGGCGTCACCAAGCACCGCAACGTGGACGACACGCCCGCGGGCGGCGGCGCAGGTATGGTCCTGAGACCGGACGTGCTTGGCAACGCTATTGAAACCGCCATGGCTGGCGCACGCGGCAACTGGCCTCTCGTATATCTTTCTCCTCGCGGCCGTCGTTTTGACCAGCGCATGGCAAGGGCATGGTCCAAGGCAGACGGCATCACCATGCTTTGCGGTCGCTTCGAAGGCGTCGACCAACGGGTGCTGGACCACTACAACATCATGGAAGTCAGCCTTGGAGATTTCGTTCTCACGGGGGGCGAAATCGCAGCGCAAGCCATGATCGATGCCACGGTCCGCCTGCTTCCCGACGTGCTGGGCAACGAGGAAAGCACCGTTGACGAAAGCCACTCGGCCGGCCTCTTGGAGCATCCGCAATACACCCGCCCGGCAGAATGGAAGGGCCGCTCCATTCCTGACGTTCTGATGTCAGGCCATCACGGCAACGTTGAAAAGTGGCGCCGCGAAATGTCCGAAGCCCTCACTCGGGACCGGCGACCCGATATGTGGGCCGCCCACGAAGCCAAAAAGAAGTAA
- the rimM gene encoding ribosome maturation factor RimM (Essential for efficient processing of 16S rRNA), with product MTTSDPEMICVGAIGGAYGVRGEVRLKSFTADAQAIADYGPLVTGDGAMEFEVTITRAVKNGLAVHLSGIATKEQADALKGVQLYVPRDRLPDTEEDEFYYTDLVGLEVRDTGGTVLGTVKSVQNHGASDLLEVQGPALKATVLLPFTRAAVPTVDISAGRIIADPPEGLF from the coding sequence ATGACAACCAGCGATCCCGAGATGATCTGCGTCGGCGCCATCGGAGGCGCCTATGGCGTGCGCGGCGAGGTGCGGCTGAAATCCTTTACCGCAGATGCTCAGGCCATTGCCGACTATGGCCCACTTGTTACCGGCGATGGCGCTATGGAATTTGAGGTGACTATCACGAGGGCTGTAAAAAACGGCCTTGCTGTCCATCTGTCGGGTATCGCAACAAAAGAACAGGCCGACGCCCTGAAAGGCGTGCAACTTTATGTGCCACGCGACCGTCTGCCAGATACCGAAGAAGACGAGTTCTACTACACAGATCTTGTTGGGCTTGAGGTCCGCGACACCGGAGGTACGGTCCTTGGCACCGTAAAATCCGTGCAAAATCACGGCGCAAGCGACTTGCTAGAGGTTCAGGGTCCGGCACTGAAGGCCACCGTTTTGCTGCCTTTCACCCGCGCAGCCGTGCCCACCGTCGACATTTCTGCCGGTCGCATCATAGCCGACCCGCCAGAGGGGCTCTTCTAG
- the bluB gene encoding 5,6-dimethylbenzimidazole synthase, producing MSDFSQDFRSDLTRLMQWRRDVRRFRTDPVDEALLTECLSSFLLAPSVGLSEPWRVVRVRSEAARAAALRNYETANAEALASYSDDRAALYARLKLSGMREAPEQLAVYCDDSTPKGAGLGAATMPEMRRYSVVGAITQFWLTARAHGLGVGWVSILDPVQLNNDLDVPSEWSLVAYLCVGWPETLSDTPELAKVGWEERDVDLPVQNR from the coding sequence ATGAGCGATTTTTCTCAGGATTTCCGGTCCGATCTGACTCGGCTCATGCAGTGGCGGCGCGACGTGCGTCGCTTCCGCACCGATCCAGTGGACGAGGCGCTCCTGACGGAGTGCCTCTCCTCATTTCTCTTAGCCCCTTCTGTGGGCTTGTCGGAACCTTGGCGCGTTGTACGCGTTAGATCCGAGGCTGCCCGCGCCGCCGCACTCAGAAATTACGAGACCGCCAACGCCGAAGCCCTTGCAAGCTACTCCGACGATCGCGCCGCACTTTACGCGCGTCTGAAACTTTCCGGCATGCGGGAAGCGCCGGAGCAACTGGCGGTTTACTGCGACGACTCCACTCCAAAGGGCGCCGGACTGGGCGCCGCAACGATGCCTGAGATGCGCCGGTATTCAGTCGTCGGTGCGATTACCCAGTTCTGGCTCACGGCACGCGCCCACGGTCTCGGGGTCGGTTGGGTCTCGATCCTTGATCCCGTTCAGCTCAACAACGATCTGGACGTGCCATCTGAATGGTCTCTCGTCGCATATCTCTGCGTGGGCTGGCCCGAGACGCTATCGGACACTCCCGAACTTGCCAAAGTCGGCTGGGAAGAGCGCGACGTAGACCTGCCCGTCCAAAACCGTTAG
- the rpsP gene encoding 30S ribosomal protein S16, whose product MAMKIRLARGGSKKRPFYRVVAADSRMPRDGRFIEKLGTYNPLLPKDSEERVKLNMERVQYWLDQGAQPSDRVARFLEAAGTLEKKERNNPKKAEPGQKAKDRAEEKAAKAAEAAEAPAEEEAAAEE is encoded by the coding sequence ATGGCTATGAAAATTCGTCTCGCCCGCGGCGGTTCCAAAAAGCGCCCCTTCTACCGCGTCGTTGCAGCTGACTCGCGCATGCCGCGTGACGGCCGTTTCATCGAGAAACTGGGCACCTACAACCCGCTGCTGCCCAAAGACAGCGAAGAGCGCGTAAAACTGAACATGGAACGCGTTCAGTACTGGCTGGACCAAGGCGCACAGCCGTCTGACCGTGTGGCTCGTTTCCTCGAAGCAGCCGGCACTCTGGAAAAGAAAGAGCGCAACAACCCGAAGAAAGCCGAACCCGGCCAGAAAGCCAAAGACCGCGCTGAAGAAAAAGCAGCCAAAGCGGCAGAAGCTGCCGAAGCACCTGCTGAAGAAGAAGCAGCCGCAGAAGAATAA
- a CDS encoding chorismate mutase — MTDHTQRAAELLKGYRESIDRLDAILVYTLGERFKATQAVGKLKAEHDLPPSDPDREAKQIARLEDLAKKADLDPEFAKNFLNFIIAEVIQHHKKHQE; from the coding sequence TTGACTGACCACACCCAACGCGCCGCCGAATTGCTCAAAGGTTACCGCGAAAGCATCGACCGCCTCGACGCAATCCTCGTCTACACGTTGGGCGAGCGGTTCAAAGCAACACAGGCTGTCGGGAAACTGAAAGCCGAACACGACCTTCCCCCGTCCGATCCGGATCGCGAAGCGAAACAGATTGCACGTCTTGAAGATCTTGCGAAGAAGGCCGACCTGGACCCTGAATTCGCCAAGAATTTCCTGAACTTCATCATTGCTGAGGTCATTCAGCACCACAAGAAGCATCAGGAATAA
- a CDS encoding GNAT family N-acetyltransferase produces MSNVVIPVLETKRLVLRGPEPEDYPNFKATFASYRSRFMGGPLNAYETWMLYAAEIGHWDIRGYGMWMIHDKDTDETLGMAGGWMPAKWPEREIAWIIWPEKAGHGYALEATHAARRYFYNELGWDSAVSYIDPKNLDSIRLAERLGAVKDKEAPSVDGHDVVYRHPSADTLRTTQLGDAIEMEISHYADPMFKPKGYALD; encoded by the coding sequence ATGAGCAACGTCGTGATCCCCGTTCTGGAAACCAAACGCCTTGTCTTGCGTGGACCGGAGCCAGAGGACTATCCGAATTTCAAGGCCACCTTCGCCTCCTACCGTTCCCGCTTCATGGGCGGTCCGCTGAATGCCTATGAAACATGGATGCTATATGCGGCTGAAATCGGCCACTGGGACATCCGCGGCTACGGCATGTGGATGATCCACGACAAGGATACCGATGAAACGCTCGGCATGGCTGGCGGCTGGATGCCGGCGAAATGGCCAGAGCGCGAAATCGCTTGGATCATCTGGCCTGAAAAAGCCGGCCACGGATACGCACTCGAGGCGACCCACGCCGCACGCCGCTATTTTTACAACGAGTTGGGCTGGGACAGCGCCGTGTCCTACATCGACCCCAAAAACCTCGACTCCATCCGCCTTGCCGAACGCCTTGGCGCCGTAAAGGACAAAGAGGCACCCTCCGTGGATGGCCATGACGTTGTTTATCGCCACCCGTCCGCTGACACTTTGCGCACGACGCAACTTGGCGATGCCATCGAAATGGAAATCAGCCATTACGCCGACCCGATGTTCAAACCGAAAGGCTACGCTCTTGACTGA
- a CDS encoding GNAT family N-acetyltransferase — protein MSLSLNIPTVETDRLILRGFRESDLDAVYAFNQTERSHWVGGPKETRHECWRVIIGILGHWAVRGYGFWMIEEKATGTQAGGVGIIHHEGWDEPEIGWHLYEGFEGKGIAYEAALAARTYAAHNFAIPAPISYIDPKNTRSVALAKRLGATFERDGEVMGHACHVYRHPVTEVAA, from the coding sequence ATGAGTCTCTCGCTGAACATCCCAACTGTTGAAACCGACCGCCTGATCCTGCGCGGCTTCCGCGAAAGCGATCTTGATGCCGTGTATGCTTTCAACCAGACGGAGCGCAGCCACTGGGTCGGCGGCCCCAAAGAGACGCGCCACGAATGCTGGCGTGTCATCATCGGCATCCTCGGCCACTGGGCCGTGCGCGGCTATGGCTTCTGGATGATTGAAGAGAAAGCCACCGGCACACAGGCTGGCGGAGTCGGCATTATTCATCACGAAGGCTGGGACGAACCTGAAATTGGTTGGCACCTGTACGAAGGCTTCGAAGGCAAAGGCATCGCCTACGAGGCCGCCCTCGCCGCACGCACCTATGCCGCCCACAACTTCGCCATCCCCGCGCCGATCAGCTATATCGACCCGAAAAACACCCGCTCCGTTGCGCTTGCCAAACGCCTTGGCGCGACCTTCGAACGCGACGGCGAAGTGATGGGCCACGCCTGTCATGTCTACCGCCATCCGGTGACAGAGGTGGCGGCATGA
- a CDS encoding GNAT family N-acetyltransferase encodes MIVAPTISTPRLTLRHHVLEDFEPMAKHFATDWAQYMGGPISSDELWRWLGAEVTSWQWLGYGSWAVDLTATGALIGQVGINKPPRFAEPELGWCFFPEAQGQGYALEAATAARNWAFETQGMTTLVSYIDPPNAPSIRLAEKLGAERDENANRPSPNDLVYRHFPSDSDGSPEAYA; translated from the coding sequence GTGATCGTCGCGCCCACCATATCGACCCCGCGCCTGACGCTGCGCCATCACGTGCTCGAAGATTTCGAGCCGATGGCGAAGCATTTCGCGACGGATTGGGCGCAATACATGGGCGGCCCGATTTCCAGCGATGAACTCTGGCGCTGGCTGGGTGCCGAAGTCACAAGCTGGCAATGGCTGGGCTATGGCAGCTGGGCGGTTGACCTAACCGCAACCGGTGCCCTGATCGGACAAGTCGGGATCAACAAACCGCCCCGTTTTGCGGAACCTGAACTCGGATGGTGCTTCTTCCCCGAAGCACAGGGGCAGGGTTACGCGCTGGAAGCGGCCACTGCGGCGCGCAACTGGGCGTTTGAAACCCAAGGCATGACCACGCTGGTCAGCTACATCGACCCGCCGAACGCGCCCTCGATCCGTCTCGCCGAAAAACTTGGCGCCGAGCGCGATGAGAACGCAAACCGCCCCAGCCCAAACGATCTGGTCTACCGCCACTTCCCGTCCGACAGCGACGGCAGCCCGGAGGCCTACGCATGA
- the ffh gene encoding signal recognition particle protein, with product MFENLSERLSGVFDRLTKQGALSEDDVKTALREVRVALLEADVSLPVARDFVKAVQEKATGQAVTKSVTPGQQVVKIVHDELKSVLAGGDEADLGTLKIDNPPAPILMVGLQGSGKTTTTGKLAKRLTEKEGKRVLMASLDIYRPAAMQQLQVLGTQIGVDTLPIVAGESAVQIAKRAKQQATLGGYDVYMLDTAGRLQIDEVLMKEVEDVRDAVNPRETLLVVDGLTGQVAVEVAEEFDGKIGISGVVLTRMDGDGRGGAALSMRAVTGKPIKFVGLGEKMDALETFDPDRIAGRILGMGDIVALVEKAQETIEAEQAEKMMKRFIKGRFNMNDMKSQLEQMQKMGGMEGLMGMMPGMAKMAKGVQDAGFDDKMIKRQIAMIESMTKMERANPQILQASRKKRIAKGSGMEVSDLNKLLKMQRQMGDMMKKMGKMGKGGMLKQAMKAMGGKGGADLANMDPTQMDPKQLEAAAKAMGGKGGLPGGLPGLGGGMGLPSGLSGFGKKK from the coding sequence ATGTTTGAAAATCTAAGCGAACGCCTTTCCGGCGTCTTTGATCGCCTCACCAAACAAGGTGCCCTTTCCGAGGACGACGTCAAAACCGCTCTGCGCGAAGTGCGCGTGGCCTTGCTAGAAGCCGACGTCTCGCTGCCTGTCGCGCGTGACTTTGTGAAAGCGGTACAGGAAAAAGCCACCGGACAAGCCGTCACCAAATCCGTCACGCCGGGCCAGCAGGTCGTCAAAATCGTCCATGACGAGTTGAAATCGGTTTTGGCGGGCGGCGACGAAGCTGACCTCGGTACCCTCAAGATCGACAACCCGCCTGCGCCCATCCTGATGGTCGGTCTTCAAGGCTCCGGTAAAACCACCACCACAGGTAAGCTGGCCAAACGCCTGACTGAAAAAGAAGGCAAGCGGGTGCTGATGGCCTCGCTCGACATCTACCGTCCGGCCGCGATGCAACAGCTGCAGGTGCTGGGCACTCAGATCGGTGTAGACACCCTTCCGATCGTTGCTGGCGAGTCCGCTGTTCAGATTGCCAAGCGCGCCAAGCAGCAGGCGACTCTGGGCGGCTACGACGTTTACATGCTCGACACCGCAGGCCGACTGCAAATTGACGAAGTCCTCATGAAAGAGGTCGAAGACGTCCGTGATGCCGTCAACCCGCGCGAGACCCTTCTTGTGGTCGACGGGCTGACCGGTCAGGTCGCGGTTGAGGTTGCCGAGGAATTTGACGGCAAGATCGGCATCTCCGGTGTCGTCCTGACCCGTATGGACGGTGATGGCCGCGGCGGTGCAGCCCTGTCCATGCGCGCCGTAACCGGCAAGCCGATCAAATTTGTCGGCCTGGGCGAAAAGATGGACGCGCTCGAAACGTTCGACCCCGACCGGATCGCAGGTCGCATTCTGGGCATGGGTGACATCGTTGCCCTCGTCGAAAAAGCTCAGGAAACCATCGAGGCCGAACAGGCCGAGAAAATGATGAAGCGCTTTATCAAGGGCCGCTTCAACATGAACGACATGAAATCCCAACTCGAGCAGATGCAGAAGATGGGGGGCATGGAAGGCCTGATGGGCATGATGCCCGGCATGGCCAAGATGGCCAAAGGCGTGCAGGACGCAGGCTTTGACGACAAAATGATCAAACGCCAGATCGCCATGATCGAGTCCATGACCAAGATGGAGCGGGCAAACCCGCAGATCCTGCAGGCGTCGCGCAAAAAACGCATCGCCAAAGGCTCCGGCATGGAAGTGTCCGACCTCAACAAGCTTCTCAAGATGCAGCGCCAGATGGGCGACATGATGAAGAAGATGGGCAAGATGGGCAAAGGCGGCATGCTCAAGCAGGCTATGAAAGCCATGGGCGGCAAAGGCGGCGCTGATCTCGCCAACATGGACCCCACCCAGATGGATCCCAAACAGCTGGAAGCCGCAGCCAAAGCCATGGGTGGCAAAGGCGGTCTTCCCGGCGGACTTCCCGGTCTGGGCGGCGGCATGGGCCTGCCTTCCGGCCTGTCCGGATTTGGCAAGAAAAAGTAA
- a CDS encoding prolyl-tRNA synthetase associated domain-containing protein codes for MDASSTYQDSLPVSSDALLAKLEDWGLDFVLYEHVPLRTVEDAKSVEAAMIVEGEKAFRVKNLYLRDKKKRNYLVTLEQDREIDLKALGTQLEVGNLSFGSADRLMQNLGIRPGAVTPLAMINGVENGVRFFIDSAVRHADRIYMHPLVNDRTIAMDVSALWQVFDRLGVQVETLDF; via the coding sequence ATGGACGCATCTTCAACATATCAGGACAGTTTGCCGGTCAGTTCGGATGCCTTGTTGGCAAAACTGGAAGACTGGGGTTTGGATTTCGTCCTTTACGAACATGTGCCGCTGCGAACGGTCGAAGATGCAAAGTCGGTGGAAGCCGCAATGATTGTCGAAGGCGAAAAGGCATTTCGCGTGAAGAATCTCTATCTGCGGGACAAGAAAAAACGCAATTATCTGGTCACACTGGAGCAGGACCGGGAGATCGATCTGAAGGCGCTGGGCACGCAGCTGGAAGTCGGGAACCTGTCGTTCGGTTCGGCAGACAGGTTGATGCAGAATCTTGGAATCCGCCCCGGAGCGGTGACGCCTTTGGCAATGATCAACGGTGTCGAGAACGGCGTGCGTTTCTTCATTGACAGCGCTGTGCGCCATGCCGATCGCATTTACATGCATCCGTTGGTCAATGACCGCACGATCGCCATGGACGTGAGCGCTCTCTGGCAGGTTTTCGACCGGTTGGGCGTGCAGGTGGAAACGCTGGATTTCTAA
- a CDS encoding YbaK/EbsC family protein: protein MSKSVARVEAALAELGLIAEVLRMPETTRSAADAARACGCDVSQIVKSLVFEGADTGELKLVLLGGHHELDMAQAEGIFGEGLKRADPKRVRNETGFAIGGVAPLGHIAPMDTWMDESLLAHDKVWAAAGAPNAVFCVDPAQLAELPNVRRFLQA, encoded by the coding sequence ATGTCCAAAAGCGTTGCGCGGGTTGAGGCGGCCTTGGCCGAATTGGGTTTGATCGCGGAGGTGTTGCGGATGCCGGAGACCACCCGAAGTGCGGCAGATGCCGCAAGGGCCTGCGGCTGTGACGTCAGCCAGATCGTGAAGTCATTGGTATTTGAGGGGGCTGATACGGGTGAGCTCAAGCTGGTTTTGCTTGGCGGCCACCACGAGTTGGACATGGCGCAGGCGGAAGGAATTTTCGGTGAAGGCTTGAAGCGGGCGGACCCGAAGCGTGTTCGCAACGAGACAGGGTTTGCGATCGGTGGGGTCGCGCCGCTGGGACACATCGCGCCCATGGATACGTGGATGGACGAAAGCCTTCTGGCCCATGACAAAGTCTGGGCTGCGGCGGGAGCGCCAAATGCGGTTTTTTGCGTGGATCCGGCGCAGTTGGCAGAGTTGCCCAACGTGCGCCGGTTCTTGCAGGCGTAG